GGTACAATTTTCGTTGAGCCAGGTACAGAAGTATACGAAGGTATGATCGTAGGAGAACACACTCGTGAAAATGATATCGTTGTTAACATCTGTAAAATGAAGCAAATGACGAATATGCGTTCTGCTAACAAAGATCAAACAACAGGTATGAAAAAACCTCGTATTATGTCTCTAGAGCAATCACTTGAATATTTAAACGAAGATGAATATTGTGAAATCACACCAGAATCTATTCGTCTACGTAAAAAAATTCTTGATAAAAATGAGCGTGAAAAAGCAGCGAAAAAGAAAAAATACGCTGACACCAAATAATAAAAAAAGTAAGTCGTTAGCTCTATCTGCTAGCGGCTTGTTTTTTATCTATTATATCAGAATTTTCTATCTTTTGGAAGCGTTTTATAAAGAAGGGATCCGGAAAGGAAAAAGGTGGTTTATATCGAATAATGTAAAGTAAGGAATAGGGGGAAGAATTATGGATGTAAAAGAACACCTTTCATTTTTTGCTGCTTTGTATCAAGTAGATGAACATGCAAAAATAGGAATGTGGCTGTTATACTTTACAATTTTAGGGCTATCTGTTCTCGTGTACAAGCTCGGGTTTGCAAAGAAGCTGCCGCTTTTAAAATCTGTGGTTATTTATCTATTTTTAGCTTTTGGATGTACGATATTAACGTTTTTAGGCATTTTTTTACCTGTAGCTGAAGGGCTTGTGGTTGCAGCGCTTGTATTGATTATTTATAAAATACGGCTCTATCAGGCTAAAAAGCAAAAGTCCTCGTTTGGTTCATAAAAGACTACATAAAAAGACGCTTGTAGCTACAAGCGTCTTTTTAGTATGATATAGCCGATGGTAAGAGCGGCTGCGGAAATTAAATAACCAGCTGTTCAATAAAAAATCGCTAATGCATCATCCACCGCAGGCGTAGGCTTGAGCGCAAGCAACGTCAACGGAAAATACAGAGGAATGGTTGGAAGTGTTAATAAAAAGGAACACAATACGATTTTTCGAATAGACATATTATTTAATTTATCTACTATGTAAACAAAAACGATCCCAATTACAACGGCAATGAATAAATGAAAAACAAACTCTACCCATTCAGGCCATTGAATAGGGTCAATGATAGGAATAAAATCAACATTTA
This sequence is a window from Priestia aryabhattai. Protein-coding genes within it:
- a CDS encoding YlaH-like family protein, with protein sequence MDVKEHLSFFAALYQVDEHAKIGMWLLYFTILGLSVLVYKLGFAKKLPLLKSVVIYLFLAFGCTILTFLGIFLPVAEGLVVAALVLIIYKIRLYQAKKQKSSFGS